Proteins encoded together in one Candidatus Paceibacterota bacterium window:
- a CDS encoding tyrosine/phenylalanine carboxypeptidase domain-containing protein, translated as MGKRYENIYSDIRRAEGDRDMENAIEEMSDESVSRSIEDEAESYGMAETEMMIKSLDLDESKTGKEKTRKELKELMDYSKEISAITDKFDLLVTIEPKGENGRDMKEEFEAFYQKIKENLSSEKNLSDEEYLKMCPTFTYPGKGKIDQVEIRDVEMKLQELERRAGSLENENAKVIVSDLIKMGMSKLSFYEHFAKGESDQAFEQSKNYYGDVSDDLCKKANEIYEDKIEYLKNRPEKSELENELEDSEFNAEEIRTYFELALIKAGLKDGGYKVVIDNEISNIRVSAKTPKYDHGVVLIPADKKVSGIRMLELCAHEIGLHVTTNYYNEKNGFKGPMGEGWDTVNEGVSKRSELEIKK; from the coding sequence ATGGGCAAGCGTTATGAAAATATCTATTCGGACATAAGAAGAGCCGAAGGTGACCGGGATATGGAAAACGCCATAGAAGAAATGAGCGATGAAAGCGTTTCCCGGTCCATAGAGGATGAAGCAGAGTCATATGGCATGGCGGAAACTGAAATGATGATAAAAAGCCTTGATCTGGATGAGAGCAAGACGGGAAAGGAAAAAACCAGAAAGGAACTGAAAGAGCTCATGGATTATTCCAAGGAGATCAGCGCAATAACCGATAAATTCGATCTTCTTGTGACTATCGAACCAAAGGGTGAGAATGGCAGGGATATGAAAGAAGAGTTTGAAGCATTCTATCAGAAAATAAAAGAGAATCTCAGTTCGGAAAAGAACCTATCCGACGAAGAATATTTGAAGATGTGTCCGACCTTTACTTATCCGGGAAAAGGTAAAATTGATCAGGTCGAGATAAGGGATGTGGAAATGAAATTGCAGGAATTGGAGCGCAGGGCCGGCAGTCTTGAAAATGAAAATGCCAAAGTCATTGTTTCCGATCTTATAAAGATGGGGATGAGCAAGCTAAGCTTCTACGAGCATTTCGCAAAAGGCGAAAGCGATCAGGCATTTGAACAGTCAAAGAACTATTACGGGGATGTAAGCGACGATCTGTGCAAGAAGGCCAATGAAATCTATGAAGACAAGATAGAATATCTCAAGAACAGGCCTGAAAAAAGCGAGCTTGAGAACGAGCTGGAGGATTCAGAATTCAATGCGGAAGAGATCAGGACATATTTCGAGCTTGCGCTGATAAAGGCCGGACTGAAAGATGGCGGATATAAAGTGGTCATAGATAATGAAATTTCCAATATCAGAGTAAGCGCCAAGACGCCGAAATATGATCATGGGGTCGTTCTTATTCCCGCGGACAAGAAGGTGAGCGGAATAAGAATGCTGGAACTTTGTGCGCATGAGATCGGCCTGCACGTGACAACCAATTATTATAATGAAAAGAATGGTTTCAAGGGGCCAATGGGGGAAGGCTGGGATACCGTAAATGAGGGAGTTTCAAAGAGGAGCGAATTGGAGATCAAAAAATAA
- a CDS encoding MFS transporter translates to MDSNRKEIRLFYLSFSIFQFANSIVQIFIPLYFYNKGFSLSSILLFFAITQVGRLAFLPVAAWLSSSYGAKRIMSVSFFFSIIYYIFLGMVENVSGVFYASAFIFGSVQALQWLPFLVHLSKMSPDEDRGKIYSKLSIYTTIGNALGPLLGGFIISLYGFKFVFYAVIALILPAIYFLLLTPEISKIRKIKFSLVSIRKIYPDMIANGAFNFEIYLGNTIWPIFIFAILPQYNTIGFIQTASLFISLIALHFIGKWTDRSRRKKILLLGSVLNSFTGFFRIFANSFLSIFMLNSAAIFTGTLQGIPWNVKLQEHMDKEPRTEYVAIFEIGGALIAFLGLLAFAVISIFLPFKDVLIYGIIVSAISGLFVNLIRE, encoded by the coding sequence ATGGATTCAAACCGCAAAGAGATCAGGCTTTTCTATCTCAGTTTCAGCATTTTTCAATTCGCGAACTCGATCGTGCAGATCTTCATACCGCTTTATTTCTATAACAAAGGGTTTTCACTTTCTTCCATTTTATTGTTCTTTGCCATAACGCAAGTCGGGAGATTGGCTTTTTTGCCGGTTGCCGCCTGGCTTTCGAGCTCTTATGGCGCAAAGAGGATAATGAGCGTATCCTTCTTTTTCTCGATCATCTATTACATTTTTTTGGGCATGGTGGAAAACGTATCCGGAGTATTCTATGCCAGCGCATTTATTTTCGGTTCCGTGCAGGCTTTACAGTGGCTTCCTTTCCTGGTACATCTTTCCAAGATGTCTCCTGATGAAGACAGGGGAAAGATCTACAGCAAGCTTAGTATATATACGACGATCGGCAATGCGCTGGGCCCTCTCCTTGGCGGATTCATTATAAGCCTTTATGGTTTCAAATTCGTGTTCTATGCGGTCATTGCGCTGATCCTGCCGGCTATATATTTTCTTCTTCTGACCCCCGAGATCTCGAAGATAAGAAAGATCAAATTCAGCCTGGTTAGCATCAGGAAGATCTATCCGGATATGATAGCCAATGGCGCATTCAATTTTGAGATATATCTCGGCAATACCATCTGGCCAATCTTCATATTTGCGATCCTTCCGCAATATAATACTATAGGATTCATACAGACTGCGTCGCTTTTTATCTCGCTTATCGCTCTTCATTTCATCGGAAAATGGACAGACCGGTCCAGAAGAAAAAAAATCCTGCTCCTGGGAAGCGTTCTCAACAGTTTTACGGGTTTTTTCAGGATCTTCGCAAATTCTTTTCTGAGCATATTCATGCTAAACAGCGCCGCTATCTTCACCGGAACATTGCAGGGCATACCATGGAATGTGAAACTTCAGGAGCATATGGACAAGGAACCCCGGACCGAATATGTCGCCATATTTGAGATCGGCGGAGCCTTGATCGCTTTTTTGGGGCTTCTGGCCTTCGCGGTCATTTCAATTTTTTTGCCGTTCAAAGATGTTCTGATCTATGGCATTATTGTCAGCGCCATATCCGGATTATTTGTGAATTTGATCAGGGAGTAG